One window from the genome of Motacilla alba alba isolate MOTALB_02 unplaced genomic scaffold, Motacilla_alba_V1.0_pri HiC_scaffold_35, whole genome shotgun sequence encodes:
- the LOC119696778 gene encoding LOW QUALITY PROTEIN: bifunctional polynucleotide phosphatase/kinase (The sequence of the model RefSeq protein was modified relative to this genomic sequence to represent the inferred CDS: deleted 1 base in 1 codon), translating into MRAELRGLAGPVELPDGQPVLLGRGPLTGVTDRKCSRQQVEIVANYAEGTARVTQRGVNPSSVGGSVLGRGGCGTLAPGQTLLLVNGRYPLVLHFEGSPTPKNAPPAPPGTPPPARRAPPDPSQDQGGWQKVGPLLIFTPAGVRPSTKIAGFDLDGTLITTRSGKVFPTSPDDWRILYPEIPKKLKELQSEGYKLVLFTNQLGISRGRLRPELFQAKVEAVMQQLGVALQVLVATGPGIYRKPVLGMWDHLCEKANGDVTVSVPDSFYVGDAAGRPPNWAPGRKKKDFSCSDRLFALNAGLRFLTPEENFLGWAPAPFELPAFDPRDLDEAPRELPEAELVSDRPEVLLTVGFPGAGKSTFVKRHLVPAGYEYVNRDTLGSWQRCVSACSAALARGRSVVVDNTNPDPESRQRFVSCAREAAVPCRCLQFTASLEQARHNCRFRDMTQSGHVPVTDAVLFSYKKQFVAPDLSEGFSQILQIPFVPHFGDPPDPQRRRLFFQFSDG; encoded by the exons ATGCGGGCCGAGCTGCGGGGCCTGGCCGGGCCCGTGGAGCTGCCCGACGGGCAGCCCGTGCTGCTGGGCCGCGGGCCGCTCACCGGCGTCACCGACCGCAAGTGCTCCCGGCAGCAGG TGGAGATCGTGGCCAACTACGCCGAGGGCACGGCCCGGGTCACACAg CGTGGGGTGAACCCCAGCTCGGTGGGGGGCTCCGTGCTGGGCCGGGGGGGCTGCGGGACCCTCGCCCCCGGGCAGACGCTGCTGCTGGTGAACGGGAGGTACCCCCTGGTGCTGCACTTCGAGGggtcc cccaccccaaaaaacgCCCCGCCAGccccccccgggaccccccccccGGCCCGCAGAgcccccccagacccctcccagGATCAGGGGGGGTGGCAGAAAGTGGGACCCCTCCTCATCTTCACCCCCGCAGGGGTCCGGCCCAGCACCAAG ATTGCGGGGTTCGACCTGGACGGGACCCTCATCACCACCCGCTCCGGGAAGGTGTTCCCCACCAGCCCCGACGACTGGAG GATTTTGTACCCCGAGATCCCCAAGAAGCTGAAAGAGCTGCAGAGTGAGGGCTACAAG CTCGTGCTGTTCACCAACCAGCTGGGCATCTCCCGGGGCCGGCTGCGCCCGGAGCTGTTCCAGGCCAAGGTGGAGGCGGTGATGCAGCAACTCGGGGTGGCCCTGCAG GTGTTGGTGGCCACGGGGCCGGGGATCTACAGGAAACCAGTGCTGGGAATGTGGGACCACCTGTGCGAgaag GCCAACGGGGACGTGACGGTGTCGGTGCCCGACAGTTTCTACGTCGGGG ACGCTGCCGGACGCCCCCCGAACTGGGCCCCGGGGCGGAAGAAAAAGGATTTCTCCTGCAGCGACCGATTG TTTGCTCTCAACGCGGGGCTGCGGTTCCTGACTCCTGAGGAAAACTTCCTGGGCTGGGCCCCAGCGCCCTTTGAGCTGCCAGCCTTCGACCCC CGGGACCTGGACGAAGCCCCCCGGGAGCTCCCCGAGGCTGAACTGGTGTCGGACAGGCCCGAGGTGCTGCTGACCGTCGGCTTCCCCGGGG ccgGCAAATCCACTTTTGTGAAGCGGCACCTGGTCCCGGCAGGATACGAATACGTGAACAGG GACACGCTGGGCTCGTGGCAACGCTGCGTCTCTGCCTGCTCGGCCGCCCTGGCTCGCGGCCGCTCCGTTGTTGTGGACAACACCAACCCAGACCCTGAATCGCGGCAAAG GTTCGTGTCCTGTGCCCGGGAGGCTGCGGTGCCGTGTCGGTGCCTCCAGTTCACGGCGAGCCTGGAGCAGGCGCGGCACAActgcagg TTCCGGGATATGACGCAGAGCGGCCACGTCCCCGTCACTGACGCTGTTCTGTTCAGCTACAA GAAACAATTTGTGGCCCCCGACCTCTCCGAAGGCTTCTCCCAAATCCTCCAGATCCCCTTTGTGCCCCATTTTGGGGACCCCCCAGACCCCCAGCGAAGGCGCCTCTTCTTCCAGTTCAGCGATGGATGA